From the Bombus pascuorum chromosome 7, iyBomPasc1.1, whole genome shotgun sequence genome, one window contains:
- the LOC132909100 gene encoding jerky protein homolog-like, whose product MASRRKAQVLSVDQKYKILQIMTSDKTQKTVAKDYSIEEATVRNIKSQREEIITYFETSAAIDSNFSKYLRTLQRKDLDNVIYQWFMRCKNKGVILTGALIRKKALEFNEKLYGEPNFKASWNWFKKFKHRYNICETNIYNFRTTEQAAADNFTANFTDFLRIHEFTLENIYNVDYAGLIWRAVPEETLMFHREGSTLCPEMYKDYVTILLCANATGCHKLPALVISKFANSQNLKNMNINSLSIMYEENNKALMDGNLFNKWFQKCFLKSVIEKQMKQGYREKILLLVDDVRWNLFINYREAEHKDEFVIVMSFPCYVTPLVQPMDCGIIECFKRMYRKELLQTIKPLPTCCTQEDAVSNHKLLTMWDCCRMVQDAWMKVENTILKKAWGKLLKKEGEQNFRERIIETDIGETVELLHKLPGCQRCNTIDVKNWYEIDNEEKMLMKIYTDEVLGDFENNALN is encoded by the coding sequence ATGGCGTCAAGACGAAAGGCGCAAGTATTGTCAGTTGACCAGAAATACAAAATCCTTCAGATAATGACAAGCGATAAGACACAAAAAACCGTAGCAAAAGATTACAGTATTGAAGAAGCCACCGTCCGCAATATAAAATCACAAAGAGAAGAGATTATAACATATTTCGAGACCAGCGCAGCGATTGATAGTAATTTcagtaaatatttaagaacGTTACAGAGAAAGGATTTAGACAACGTTATTTACCAGTGGTTCATGCgatgtaaaaataaaggagTAATATTAACAGGAGCACTGATACGCAAAAAAGCACtggaatttaatgaaaaattatacggAGAACCTAATTTTAAAGCCAGTTGGAATTGGTTCAAAAAATTTAAGCACCGTTACAATATATGTGAAACGAATATCTACAATTTCCGAACCACAGAACAAGCTGCAGCGGATAACTTCACAGCTAATTTTACAGATTTTCTGCGCATCCATGAGTTCACATTGGAGAACATTTACAATGTTGATTACGCAGGACTAATATGGAGAGCAGTACCAGAAGAAACTTTGATGTTTCACAGAGAAGGATCGACATTATGCCCAGAAATGTACAAGGATTACGTTACTATACTTCTTTGTGCAAATGCTACCGGATGTCACAAGTTGCCGGCATTAGTAATCTCCAAATTTGCGAATTCTCAAAATCTCaagaatatgaatattaattctcTGTCAATTATGTACGAGGAGAACAACAAGGCATTGATGGACGGTAACCTGTTCAATAAATGGttccaaaaatgtttcttaaaatcagttatagaaaaacaaatgaaacagGGATACagagagaaaattttgttGCTGGTAGATGATGTTAGgtggaatttatttataaattaccgCGAAGCAGAACACAAAGATGAATTCGTCATTGTGATGAGTTTTCCATGTTACGTTACACCACTCGTACAACCAATGGATTGTGGAATAATCGAATGTTTTAAGCGAATGTACCGAAAAGAATTGCTGCAAACAATAAAGCCATTACCTACCTGCTGTACGCAGGAAGATGCGGTATCAAATCATAAGCTTTTAACCATGTGGGATTGTTGTCGCATGGTACAAGATGCTTGGATGAAGGTCGAAAATACAATACTGAAAAAAGCGTGGGGCAAGCTTTTGAAGAAGGAAGGCGAACAGAATTTTAGAGAGAGAATAATAGAAACGGACATAGGTGAAACAGTTGAATTGCTGCATAAATTACCAGGATGTCAACGGTGTAACACAATCGATGTAAAGAACTGGTATGAAATTGATAATGAAGagaaaatgttaatgaaaatatataccgACGAAGTTCTTGGAGATTTTGAAAACAATGCTTTGAATTAA